In Ruminiclostridium papyrosolvens DSM 2782, the following proteins share a genomic window:
- a CDS encoding OPT/YSL family transporter — MNNKERNFMGVEQLSLRSLIIGALGSCVITASSMYVALRMSALPWPTIFVAVLSMGLLKLFGKTTNNEINITQTAMSAGAMVAGGIAFTLPGLWIMGIWKGSADFSSNYIKVLAIAIAGMLLGSVTSYILRYRYIVKNALPFPIGQAAAETIKAGDDGGKKSVVLFGTMFISTVYTFLRDQIGLIPNAFMFNKNSPIGVWNSPMAVGMGYILGALYTGVWFLGALFSNVFIIPFGLRLGWFPNKEAASSFTISAGIGLLVGTGLGVLVGIIYSYIKKLKNRQKDVYSEKAKIFKNKSNIFNPGRILIVSGTVIAFIFTVATGIPVLPSVLLIIGIYVVSLMAATITGQTGINPMETFGIILLLAIRVFVKIDATDALMIAACTAIASGFSGDLFNDYKAGQVLGTNPKAQLISQIVGGVVGTVVASLSLFAIINQFGEVGSKTALPAAQAVSVSAMINGIGYPVVFGIAVAIGAVLYLLGLPTATLGIGVFLPFTISSAVFIGGVIRFIADRVRSKSSEDDAGTVAASGLLGGEGITGVGIALVKMFTRA; from the coding sequence TTGAATAATAAGGAAAGAAATTTTATGGGCGTCGAGCAATTGTCACTGAGGAGTTTGATAATCGGCGCTCTGGGCTCTTGTGTCATAACTGCAAGTTCCATGTATGTCGCTTTGAGAATGAGTGCCCTTCCATGGCCCACAATTTTTGTAGCGGTATTGTCGATGGGTCTTCTGAAGCTTTTTGGAAAAACGACTAACAATGAAATCAATATAACGCAGACAGCAATGTCTGCAGGTGCAATGGTAGCCGGAGGAATCGCCTTTACTCTGCCCGGTTTATGGATTATGGGTATCTGGAAAGGCTCTGCAGATTTCTCATCAAACTATATTAAGGTATTAGCTATTGCTATTGCAGGTATGCTTTTAGGCAGTGTTACTTCCTACATTCTGCGATACAGATATATCGTAAAAAACGCTCTGCCCTTTCCAATCGGACAAGCTGCAGCTGAAACTATAAAAGCAGGCGACGATGGCGGTAAAAAATCCGTAGTTCTTTTTGGAACAATGTTTATTTCAACAGTTTATACATTTCTAAGAGATCAGATAGGGCTGATTCCCAATGCATTTATGTTTAATAAAAACTCACCTATTGGTGTATGGAATTCTCCTATGGCAGTGGGTATGGGCTACATTCTCGGAGCACTTTATACAGGGGTTTGGTTTCTGGGTGCATTATTCTCAAACGTATTTATAATTCCATTTGGCTTAAGACTGGGGTGGTTTCCAAATAAAGAAGCCGCATCTTCCTTTACAATCAGTGCGGGTATAGGACTTCTGGTAGGTACCGGTCTCGGTGTTTTGGTAGGGATAATATATTCATATATCAAAAAACTAAAAAACAGACAAAAGGATGTTTACTCAGAAAAAGCCAAAATTTTTAAAAATAAAAGTAACATTTTCAATCCCGGAAGAATTTTGATTGTATCGGGCACTGTCATAGCTTTCATTTTTACAGTTGCCACAGGAATTCCTGTGCTACCTTCTGTTTTACTGATTATAGGTATTTACGTCGTTTCTTTAATGGCTGCAACTATTACGGGCCAGACAGGTATAAATCCCATGGAAACATTTGGCATAATCCTTCTTCTGGCTATAAGGGTTTTTGTTAAAATTGATGCCACGGATGCACTGATGATTGCAGCTTGTACTGCTATTGCCAGCGGCTTCTCAGGAGACTTGTTCAATGATTATAAGGCAGGTCAGGTTTTGGGAACCAACCCCAAAGCACAACTGATTTCTCAGATTGTCGGAGGCGTTGTAGGTACTGTTGTAGCTTCCCTTTCTTTGTTTGCAATTATCAATCAATTTGGTGAGGTTGGCTCAAAGACTGCCTTACCCGCAGCTCAGGCAGTAAGTGTCTCAGCAATGATTAATGGAATAGGATATCCTGTTGTTTTTGGTATTGCCGTGGCCATAGGGGCTGTGCTATATCTTTTGGGGCTTCCAACTGCAACTCTCGGTATAGGAGTTTTCCTTCCCTTTACAATCTCATCTGCAGTATTTATAGGTGGAGTAATAAGGTTTATAGCAGACCGTGTAAGAAGTAAGTCATCAGAGGATGATGCCGGTACTGTTGCAGCTTCAGGGCTTCTTGGCGGTGAAGGTATCACAGGGGTTGGTATTGCATTGGTTAAAATGTTTACAAGAGCATAA
- a CDS encoding NYN domain-containing protein — protein sequence MSPDEMRLAVLIDAENVPYSNVKGIMEEIARHGTPTIKRIYADWTKPTMSGWKNVLLENAITPIQQYSYTSGKNSSDSAMIIDAMDILYSDQVEGFCIISSDSDFTRLVTRLREAGKKVYGIGERKTPSPFIAACDKFTYIEIISASLQNSRTFDSGVKKEEITEKEQRSGTISIGKDIINLISVSINDVEDENGWAFLGDVGNLIIKKQPDFDPRNFGFYKLTHLIRKLKEFEIEERDTNNSKIKHIYVRNRSKRTD from the coding sequence ATGAGTCCTGATGAAATGAGGCTTGCAGTATTGATAGATGCAGAAAATGTGCCTTATAGCAATGTTAAGGGTATTATGGAGGAGATTGCAAGGCACGGTACCCCTACGATAAAAAGGATTTACGCTGATTGGACCAAACCAACTATGTCAGGTTGGAAAAATGTGCTATTGGAGAATGCAATAACGCCGATACAGCAGTACAGTTATACATCAGGCAAGAATTCTTCTGATTCGGCTATGATTATTGATGCAATGGATATTTTATATTCAGACCAGGTAGAAGGTTTTTGCATAATATCCAGTGACAGTGACTTTACCAGACTGGTTACCAGACTGCGTGAAGCAGGTAAAAAAGTATATGGAATAGGGGAAAGGAAAACCCCCAGTCCTTTTATTGCAGCTTGTGACAAGTTTACATATATTGAAATAATAAGTGCCTCACTTCAAAACAGCAGGACATTTGATAGCGGGGTCAAAAAAGAGGAAATAACAGAAAAGGAACAAAGAAGCGGTACTATATCCATTGGCAAGGATATAATAAACCTAATATCCGTTTCAATTAATGATGTTGAGGATGAGAACGGCTGGGCGTTTCTAGGCGATGTAGGCAATCTTATTATCAAGAAGCAGCCTGACTTTGACCCCAGAAACTTTGGTTTTTACAAGCTGACGCATTTGATAAGAAAGCTAAAAGAATTTGAAATAGAAGAACGGGATACCAACAATTCTAAAATTAAACACATTTACGTCAGAAACAGAAGCAAACGTACAGACTAG
- the rplS gene encoding 50S ribosomal protein L19 — translation MDILKSIENEQIRTDLPKLEIGDFIKVHAKIKEGNRERIQVFEGTVIALKGSGLKETFTVRRVSYGVGVERVFPVNSPRIDHIDVVRKGVVRRAKLYYLRDRVGKAAKVKERLDKK, via the coding sequence ATGGATATATTGAAGTCAATCGAAAATGAACAAATAAGAACTGACCTTCCTAAATTGGAAATTGGTGATTTTATCAAAGTTCATGCTAAGATTAAGGAAGGAAACAGGGAAAGAATACAGGTATTCGAAGGTACTGTTATAGCTTTAAAAGGTTCCGGATTAAAGGAAACTTTTACAGTTAGAAGAGTATCCTACGGTGTAGGTGTTGAAAGAGTATTCCCTGTTAACTCACCAAGAATCGACCATATTGATGTGGTTAGAAAAGGTGTTGTTAGAAGAGCTAAGCTGTACTATCTGCGTGATAGAGTTGGTAAGGCTGCTAAAGTTAAGGAAAGACTTGACAAAAAATAA
- the coaW gene encoding type II pantothenate kinase gives MGKVIGIDLGGSTTKIVGFDGKIMISPFLVRANDPIASVYGAFGKFLSINSFKIEDIEQIMVTGVGSSFVDSRLFGIPTAKVDEFMAIGLGGLFLSNLKKAIIVSMGTGTALVKAENNAAVHLGGTGIGGGTLLGLSNRMLNVRHFDELIETASEGNLSNVDLTIGDISKEVLETLPSETTASNFGKLSDLVTKADLALGIINLVFQTIGMVAVFNTRIDNTKDVVLTGNLTNVPQAKNIFDQLSALYNVNFQIPEHAEYATAVGAAICFNTEGISMREVL, from the coding sequence GTGGGTAAGGTAATAGGAATTGACCTTGGAGGAAGTACTACCAAGATTGTGGGTTTTGACGGTAAAATAATGATTAGTCCTTTTCTTGTTCGTGCAAATGACCCCATTGCATCGGTTTACGGAGCTTTTGGCAAATTCTTAAGTATAAATTCGTTTAAAATAGAGGACATTGAGCAGATTATGGTAACCGGCGTTGGTTCATCCTTTGTAGACAGCAGGCTTTTCGGCATACCTACAGCTAAAGTCGACGAATTTATGGCTATTGGTTTGGGCGGTCTGTTTCTAAGTAATTTGAAAAAGGCCATCATCGTAAGTATGGGGACAGGCACCGCACTCGTTAAAGCTGAAAATAATGCAGCTGTACATCTTGGAGGAACCGGTATCGGCGGTGGCACACTTCTGGGACTTTCAAACAGGATGCTCAATGTGCGACATTTTGATGAACTTATTGAGACAGCCTCCGAAGGAAATTTATCTAACGTTGACTTAACTATTGGTGACATATCCAAGGAAGTTCTTGAAACCCTGCCCAGTGAAACCACTGCATCTAATTTTGGGAAATTAAGCGACCTTGTAACAAAAGCGGATTTAGCACTGGGAATTATAAACCTTGTTTTTCAGACAATAGGAATGGTAGCTGTATTTAATACAAGAATTGATAATACCAAAGATGTTGTTCTCACAGGGAATCTTACAAATGTACCTCAAGCTAAAAACATATTTGATCAGCTCAGTGCATTATACAACGTTAACTTCCAAATACCTGAACATGCAGAGTATGCAACTGCAGTTGGTGCAGCAATATGTTTTAATACCGAAGGAATTTCAATGCGAGAAGTGTTGTAG
- a CDS encoding trans-sulfuration enzyme family protein, with protein MESDMITEADLQSLISTLVIHGGTEGDERTGAVSVPIYQTSTYKQQELGVNSGYEYSRTGNPTREALEILIKELEAGATGLAFASGMAAITAVLMLLKSGDSVIIPSNIYGGTFRILDKIFKNFNIDYEIVDTSDLEEVEKRINPKVKAILIESPANPLLTITDIRGISEIAHRHGALVIVDNTFMTPYLQRPLNLGADIVLHSATKYLGGHSDVIAGLVVAKGNNIGERLKFIQNATGGVLSPFDSWLLVRGIKTLTVRMDRHVENAEYLVEYLKNHAGVTKIYYPGLPENEGYSVHKQQAYGPGAMISFVLSEDYDIKEFFRNIKVITLGESLGGVESLVSHPASMTHASIPYEVRQKVGIVDNLIRLSVGIEDSGTLINDLENAFKKAGK; from the coding sequence ATGGAAAGTGACATGATAACAGAGGCAGACTTGCAAAGCTTAATTAGTACGCTGGTAATACACGGAGGGACAGAAGGTGATGAAAGAACAGGTGCCGTAAGTGTACCAATATATCAGACCTCAACCTACAAACAGCAGGAGCTTGGTGTAAATAGCGGATATGAATATTCAAGAACGGGCAATCCTACAAGGGAGGCCTTGGAAATACTTATAAAAGAACTGGAGGCCGGAGCGACAGGTCTGGCATTTGCCTCAGGAATGGCAGCTATAACTGCAGTATTAATGCTGCTCAAAAGCGGAGATAGTGTTATAATACCCAGCAATATCTATGGAGGAACCTTCAGAATACTTGACAAGATTTTTAAAAATTTCAATATAGATTATGAAATAGTAGATACCTCTGATTTAGAAGAGGTAGAAAAACGGATTAATCCAAAGGTGAAGGCAATATTAATAGAAAGTCCTGCCAATCCTTTGCTTACAATAACAGATATAAGAGGTATTTCAGAAATCGCCCATAGACACGGGGCCTTGGTTATAGTTGACAATACTTTTATGACTCCATATCTCCAAAGGCCGTTAAATCTGGGTGCAGACATAGTACTACACAGTGCTACAAAATATCTGGGAGGGCATAGTGACGTAATTGCGGGGCTGGTTGTGGCAAAGGGCAACAACATTGGAGAGCGTTTAAAATTTATACAGAATGCTACAGGAGGCGTTCTCTCTCCTTTTGATTCGTGGCTCCTTGTAAGAGGAATAAAGACGCTGACGGTTCGTATGGACAGACATGTTGAGAATGCAGAATATTTAGTTGAATATCTGAAAAACCATGCCGGAGTAACAAAAATATATTATCCGGGGTTACCCGAAAATGAGGGATATTCCGTTCATAAACAACAGGCTTATGGCCCGGGAGCAATGATTTCCTTTGTACTGTCAGAGGATTATGATATAAAGGAGTTTTTCAGAAATATAAAAGTAATAACCCTTGGCGAAAGTCTGGGCGGAGTTGAATCTCTGGTGAGCCATCCGGCTAGTATGACACATGCTTCTATTCCTTATGAGGTAAGACAAAAAGTGGGAATCGTTGACAACCTTATAAGACTATCTGTTGGGATAGAGGACAGTGGCACACTTATAAACGATCTGGAAAATGCTTTTAAAAAAGCAGGAAAGTGA
- the ylxM gene encoding YlxM family DNA-binding protein — MNKIYETSLLLDFYGQLLTDRQYEILDLHYNNDFTLTEIAEQLNISRQGVYDNEKRGRALLVEYENKLGLLGKFSQQKHKAQNVLEMMKKLRPDELGKENTDIIEKVITEIEDLANNI; from the coding sequence ATGAATAAGATATATGAAACTTCACTGCTGCTTGATTTTTACGGACAGCTCCTGACAGATAGGCAGTATGAAATACTTGATCTGCATTATAACAATGATTTTACTCTGACAGAGATTGCAGAACAGCTGAATATCAGCAGACAGGGTGTATATGATAATGAAAAGCGCGGAAGGGCGCTGCTGGTAGAATATGAAAACAAACTGGGACTGCTCGGTAAATTTTCACAGCAAAAGCACAAGGCACAGAATGTGCTTGAGATGATGAAGAAACTCAGGCCTGATGAATTGGGCAAAGAAAACACAGATATTATTGAAAAAGTAATTACTGAAATAGAAGATTTGGCAAATAATATATAA
- the ffh gene encoding signal recognition particle protein — MSVFEGLSGKLQETIKKIRGQGRVSEKDVKDMMREIKLALLEADVNFKVVKEFISKVSERAVGSDVLESLTPGQQVVKIVHEELIELLGREQSKVTFASKPPTIFMMAGLQGAGKTTTAGKLANLLRKQGKNPLLVACDVYRPAAIKQLQVLGNQLNIPVFTLEDNQNPVQIAKEAVSFAEKKQHDLVIIDTAGRLHIDEKLMDELLNIKNSVKPHEILLVVDSMTGQDAVNVSETFNKKLGIDGVVLTKLDGDTRGGAALSVKSVTGKPIKFAAMGEKLNDIEPFFPDRMASRILGMGDVLSLIEKAQEAYDEKKAIELEKKMRTMTFTLEDFLDQMQQIKKMGPIGDLLGMMPGVDSKALKDIDIDEKQMGRTEAIIQSMTRKERLDPSIINGSRRKRISAGSGTTIQEVNALLKQFEQMKKMMKMMSDMGKKGKKGGLGKFKMPF, encoded by the coding sequence ATGTCAGTTTTTGAGGGTTTGTCAGGAAAGCTCCAGGAGACAATAAAGAAAATTCGCGGACAGGGCAGAGTATCCGAAAAAGATGTAAAGGATATGATGAGAGAAATCAAGCTGGCTCTGCTTGAAGCCGATGTAAACTTTAAGGTTGTTAAAGAATTTATAAGCAAAGTATCTGAAAGAGCGGTAGGTTCTGATGTATTGGAGAGCCTTACACCGGGGCAGCAGGTAGTTAAGATAGTTCATGAAGAACTGATAGAATTGCTTGGCAGGGAGCAAAGCAAGGTAACCTTTGCATCAAAACCCCCCACAATTTTTATGATGGCAGGGCTTCAGGGTGCAGGTAAAACCACTACGGCGGGAAAACTTGCAAATCTCTTGAGGAAACAGGGGAAAAACCCTTTGCTTGTTGCTTGTGACGTATACCGTCCGGCAGCTATAAAGCAACTTCAAGTGTTGGGTAATCAGTTAAATATTCCTGTATTTACACTGGAGGACAATCAGAATCCTGTTCAAATAGCTAAAGAAGCAGTTAGCTTTGCAGAAAAGAAACAGCATGATTTGGTTATAATTGATACGGCAGGAAGACTCCATATTGACGAAAAACTTATGGATGAACTGTTAAATATAAAGAATTCAGTTAAACCCCACGAAATACTTTTGGTTGTTGACTCCATGACAGGTCAGGATGCAGTAAACGTGTCTGAAACCTTTAATAAAAAGCTGGGTATTGACGGAGTAGTTCTTACGAAGCTTGATGGTGATACAAGAGGCGGTGCTGCTCTTTCTGTTAAATCCGTAACAGGTAAGCCAATAAAATTTGCCGCAATGGGCGAAAAACTCAACGATATTGAACCGTTTTTCCCTGACAGAATGGCATCCAGAATACTTGGAATGGGCGACGTTCTCAGTCTCATAGAAAAAGCTCAGGAAGCATATGACGAGAAAAAGGCTATTGAACTGGAAAAGAAAATGCGTACCATGACGTTTACTCTGGAGGATTTTCTGGACCAGATGCAGCAAATAAAGAAGATGGGACCTATCGGTGATTTGCTTGGCATGATGCCGGGTGTGGATTCAAAGGCTTTAAAGGACATAGATATTGATGAGAAGCAGATGGGACGTACGGAAGCTATTATACAGTCAATGACAAGAAAAGAAAGACTGGATCCGTCAATAATAAACGGAAGCCGCAGAAAAAGAATTTCTGCGGGAAGCGGTACTACCATACAGGAAGTAAATGCACTCTTAAAGCAGTTTGAACAGATGAAGAAAATGATGAAAATGATGAGTGACATGGGCAAGAAAGGTAAAAAAGGCGGGCTTGGAAAGTTTAAGATGCCTTTTTGA
- the trmD gene encoding tRNA (guanosine(37)-N1)-methyltransferase TrmD has product MKFDVLTLFPELFVSVMGESIIGRAQKNGLVEVNAVNIRDYSKDKHRKVDDYPFGGGNGMVMMCQPVIDAYKAITEEMEQKPKVLYMSPQGKVLTQDMAKELSTQEHLILLCGHYEGIDERIIEEIVDEEISIGDYVLTGGELPAMVLIDCVSRLIPGVLSTEGSFSDESHFNGLLEYPQYTRPADYNGNKVPDVLLSGHHANIDKWRMQQSLNRTREKRPDLYEKFK; this is encoded by the coding sequence ATGAAATTTGACGTACTGACGCTGTTTCCGGAGTTATTTGTTAGCGTAATGGGAGAAAGCATTATCGGGCGTGCCCAGAAAAACGGCCTTGTTGAAGTAAATGCGGTAAATATCAGAGACTATTCAAAAGACAAACACAGAAAAGTTGATGACTATCCTTTTGGCGGAGGCAATGGAATGGTAATGATGTGCCAGCCTGTTATAGATGCCTACAAAGCCATAACAGAAGAAATGGAGCAAAAGCCTAAAGTATTGTACATGAGTCCACAGGGCAAAGTATTAACTCAGGATATGGCCAAAGAGCTGTCAACGCAGGAACATCTGATTCTTTTATGCGGACACTATGAAGGCATTGACGAACGTATAATAGAAGAAATAGTTGACGAAGAAATTTCTATTGGAGATTATGTACTTACAGGCGGTGAGCTGCCGGCTATGGTTCTTATTGATTGCGTAAGCAGACTTATTCCCGGAGTATTATCAACGGAAGGCTCTTTCAGTGACGAATCACACTTTAACGGACTTTTGGAATATCCTCAGTATACAAGACCCGCAGATTACAATGGAAATAAGGTTCCTGATGTATTATTGTCGGGACATCATGCAAATATAGATAAATGGCGGATGCAGCAGTCCTTGAACAGAACCAGGGAAAAGAGACCTGATTTGTATGAGAAATTTAAATAA
- the rsgA gene encoding ribosome small subunit-dependent GTPase A, with protein sequence MNINEYGWDEYFESEWNKMQAQNMYPARIIADYGQMLRVVTHKGEVFVNRPLHKDNNYLHLAVGDWIGLEETETAEFPLVRFVLSRKTKFSRAAAGIEAKEQIVAANVDTVFLIQSLNRDFNMKRLERYLIAAWDSGALPVVVLTKADCCDDIPQKLAVATASAPGVEVISISSKTGEGLEEIKKFLLPGKTIALLGSSGVGKSTLLNTLADKELLKTHEIREDDSRGRHTTTHRELVLLPGGGILMDTPGMRALSIWESDTGMEIMFGDVEKLTGQCRFYDCKHQNEPGCAVRFALNSGELDIARWESWLKLQKEMAHLEAKKEGKLRLQEKQWGRQISKLQKELRKK encoded by the coding sequence ATGAATATAAATGAATATGGCTGGGACGAGTATTTTGAGAGTGAATGGAACAAAATGCAGGCCCAAAACATGTACCCGGCAAGAATAATAGCTGACTACGGGCAAATGTTGAGAGTTGTTACCCACAAGGGAGAAGTATTTGTTAACAGACCCTTGCATAAGGATAATAACTATTTACATCTTGCCGTGGGTGACTGGATTGGCCTTGAAGAAACTGAAACTGCTGAATTTCCGTTAGTACGCTTTGTACTTTCAAGAAAGACAAAGTTTTCAAGGGCTGCTGCAGGTATAGAAGCAAAGGAGCAGATAGTTGCCGCAAATGTCGATACTGTTTTCCTTATACAGTCATTAAACAGGGACTTCAATATGAAACGACTGGAAAGATACCTTATAGCAGCCTGGGACAGTGGAGCACTGCCTGTTGTAGTGCTTACCAAGGCGGACTGCTGTGATGACATACCGCAGAAGCTGGCTGTAGCAACGGCATCTGCACCGGGTGTTGAAGTAATAAGTATCAGCAGTAAGACGGGGGAAGGATTAGAAGAAATAAAAAAATTTCTGTTACCAGGTAAAACAATAGCCTTACTGGGTTCATCAGGAGTGGGCAAATCAACACTTTTAAATACTCTGGCGGATAAAGAACTTCTAAAAACACATGAGATAAGGGAGGACGACAGCAGGGGCAGACATACCACTACTCACAGGGAACTTGTACTTTTACCCGGGGGAGGAATACTCATGGATACACCGGGAATGAGAGCACTGTCCATTTGGGAGTCCGACACGGGTATGGAAATAATGTTCGGGGATGTGGAAAAACTTACCGGTCAATGCCGGTTTTATGATTGTAAACACCAAAATGAACCGGGATGTGCTGTCAGATTTGCACTGAACTCCGGGGAACTTGACATTGCCAGATGGGAAAGCTGGCTTAAACTGCAAAAGGAAATGGCACACCTCGAGGCTAAAAAGGAGGGAAAGCTGAGATTACAGGAAAAGCAGTGGGGACGACAGATTTCAAAGCTTCAGAAGGAATTACGAAAAAAGTAA
- a CDS encoding PLP-dependent cysteine synthase family protein, protein MRYYNDIRELIGGTPLLKLNHYNIKVDVNIYAKLELFNPGGSVKDRMGVALIEDAENTGILKKGYTIVEATAGNAGIGIALAALNKGYRIIFAVPEKFSHEKLVIMQALGAEIIHTPLEKGMNGAFEKVEELLAEVNNSVCLSQFTNQVNPKIHYETTGPEIYSDIEGKIDYVVAGAGSGGTITGVMKYLKEQNKNIKGVLADPVGSTMGGGLPGCYSIEGIGNTFMPETMDSSLIDEVIKVNDSQALEEVKLLAKQEGLLVGTSSGAAMYAAKVISQKVENANIVVIFPDRGDRYISKNIFK, encoded by the coding sequence ATGAGATATTACAATGATATTCGAGAGCTTATAGGCGGTACACCCCTTCTTAAACTTAATCATTACAATATAAAAGTAGATGTAAATATTTATGCAAAATTAGAGCTTTTTAATCCCGGAGGCAGTGTAAAAGACAGAATGGGTGTTGCACTAATAGAAGACGCAGAGAACACAGGAATCTTAAAAAAAGGTTATACAATCGTAGAGGCTACAGCCGGAAATGCGGGTATTGGAATAGCTTTAGCTGCATTAAACAAAGGATACAGGATTATTTTTGCAGTTCCTGAGAAATTTTCACATGAGAAACTGGTTATAATGCAGGCATTGGGAGCTGAAATAATACATACCCCCCTTGAAAAGGGAATGAACGGTGCCTTTGAAAAAGTAGAGGAACTGCTGGCAGAAGTAAACAATTCCGTATGCCTTAGCCAGTTTACCAATCAAGTGAATCCAAAGATTCACTATGAAACCACAGGACCTGAAATATATAGTGATATTGAAGGGAAAATAGACTATGTAGTGGCCGGAGCAGGTAGCGGCGGTACAATAACAGGAGTAATGAAGTACTTGAAGGAGCAAAATAAAAATATAAAAGGGGTACTGGCTGACCCCGTTGGCTCCACAATGGGAGGAGGATTGCCGGGATGTTACTCAATAGAAGGAATAGGAAATACGTTTATGCCCGAAACCATGGATTCCTCCCTGATTGATGAAGTAATAAAAGTTAATGACAGTCAGGCTCTTGAAGAGGTGAAACTCCTTGCTAAACAAGAGGGTTTGCTTGTAGGAACTTCTTCAGGAGCTGCAATGTATGCTGCAAAGGTCATTTCGCAAAAGGTTGAAAATGCAAATATTGTAGTTATATTTCCTGATCGTGGTGACAGGTACATAAGTAAAAACATCTTCAAATAA
- the rpsP gene encoding 30S ribosomal protein S16 produces MAVKIRLKRMGAKKNPFYRVVVADSRYPRDGRFIEEIGTYNPVVEPAQVKIDAEKAQKWIKNGAQPTDTVKSLLKKQGIIE; encoded by the coding sequence ATGGCAGTAAAGATTCGTTTAAAGAGAATGGGTGCTAAGAAGAACCCTTTTTACAGAGTAGTTGTTGCTGATTCAAGATACCCAAGAGACGGTAGATTTATCGAGGAAATCGGTACTTATAATCCTGTTGTAGAACCAGCTCAGGTTAAAATTGATGCTGAAAAGGCTCAAAAATGGATAAAGAACGGTGCACAACCAACTGATACAGTTAAGTCACTTCTTAAGAAGCAAGGTATTATTGAATAA
- a CDS encoding KH domain-containing protein, with product MRELLESIARALVDYPDEVFVNEIQNEKSIILELKVAKDDMGKVIGKQGRIAKAIRTVVKAAAVKDNRRVVVDIIQ from the coding sequence ATGAGAGAATTACTTGAAAGTATTGCAAGAGCCCTTGTGGATTATCCGGATGAGGTTTTTGTAAATGAAATTCAGAATGAAAAGTCCATAATACTTGAACTCAAAGTTGCAAAAGACGATATGGGCAAGGTTATAGGCAAACAAGGCAGAATTGCCAAAGCAATCAGAACTGTTGTCAAGGCTGCTGCAGTCAAGGATAACAGAAGAGTGGTTGTTGATATCATTCAGTGA
- the rimM gene encoding ribosome maturation factor RimM (Essential for efficient processing of 16S rRNA) — MLEYLIVGQLVNTHGVKGELKATAQTDDPQRFRKLKWVYIDKNGSLEKCNISGVKFFKQFVIIKFEGIDSIEEAEKLKGFYLKVDRANAVKLPENSFFIADILGLKVYDENNQLLGELKDVIQTGSNDVYVVRDSEAKEILVPALKSVVKEISIEEGKISVILPKGLLD; from the coding sequence ATGCTGGAATATTTGATTGTAGGACAATTGGTAAATACCCATGGCGTAAAGGGTGAACTGAAGGCAACAGCCCAAACTGATGATCCTCAGAGGTTCAGAAAACTAAAATGGGTTTATATAGATAAAAATGGCAGTCTTGAGAAGTGCAATATAAGTGGTGTTAAATTTTTCAAGCAATTTGTTATAATAAAATTTGAGGGCATAGACAGCATTGAAGAAGCTGAAAAGCTCAAGGGCTTTTACCTTAAAGTGGACAGGGCAAATGCCGTAAAGCTTCCTGAAAACTCATTTTTTATAGCTGATATTCTTGGACTGAAGGTCTATGATGAAAACAATCAGCTTCTTGGAGAATTAAAGGATGTAATACAGACAGGCAGTAATGATGTATATGTTGTAAGAGATTCCGAAGCAAAAGAAATTCTTGTACCCGCACTAAAGAGTGTTGTGAAAGAGATTTCTATTGAAGAAGGAAAAATTTCAGTTATATTACCGAAAGGACTGCTTGATTGA
- a CDS encoding YezD family protein: MGQHQQSIEQSKVPISEQDIQKLYDMAKSIRYGSITLVFQDGNLIQLEKNEKVRVK, from the coding sequence ATGGGTCAACATCAGCAAAGTATTGAGCAATCAAAAGTACCAATCTCAGAACAAGATATTCAAAAACTATATGATATGGCCAAATCAATAAGATATGGCTCAATTACTTTGGTCTTTCAAGATGGAAATCTGATACAACTGGAAAAAAATGAAAAGGTCAGGGTAAAATAA